The proteins below come from a single Streptomyces sp. B3I8 genomic window:
- a CDS encoding AraC family transcriptional regulator, producing the protein MAAREQALWTRARLGRDGPVLDLLTARFDRHVYAPHAHAEFTIGVSIGGSESIDYRGGRLRTGPGSVIVLAPGEMHTGGPSAPTGGFAYRAVYATPDLLADGSAGAGPPHFREGLLDDPELAEALRTAHAELSACPDPLEVESRLPWLLTALARRHSTARPAADALPGTGAERIARAVRDRLADELTAPPTLAGLAAELDLSRYQLLRAFRTATGIPPYAWLAQYRVTRARGLLEAGLRPAEVAPLVGFADQAHLTRWFRRVLGVTPAVYRNSVQDEGRGAGPQ; encoded by the coding sequence ATGGCCGCACGGGAACAGGCACTGTGGACGCGGGCGCGGCTCGGACGCGACGGTCCCGTGCTCGATCTGCTGACGGCCCGGTTCGACCGGCACGTCTACGCCCCGCACGCGCACGCCGAGTTCACCATCGGCGTCAGCATCGGTGGCTCGGAGAGCATCGACTACCGCGGCGGCCGCCTCCGCACCGGCCCCGGTTCTGTCATCGTCCTCGCCCCCGGTGAGATGCACACCGGCGGCCCCTCCGCCCCGACCGGCGGCTTCGCCTACCGCGCCGTGTACGCCACGCCCGACCTCCTCGCCGACGGCAGCGCGGGCGCCGGCCCGCCGCACTTCCGCGAGGGACTGCTCGACGACCCCGAGCTCGCCGAGGCGCTGCGCACCGCGCACGCCGAGCTGAGCGCCTGCCCCGACCCGCTGGAGGTAGAGTCCCGGCTGCCCTGGCTGCTCACCGCCCTGGCCCGCCGCCACTCCACGGCCCGCCCGGCCGCCGACGCCCTCCCCGGCACCGGCGCCGAGCGGATCGCCCGCGCCGTACGGGACCGGCTCGCCGACGAGCTCACCGCCCCGCCCACCCTGGCCGGTCTCGCCGCCGAACTGGACCTCTCCCGTTACCAGTTGCTGCGCGCCTTCCGCACCGCCACCGGCATCCCGCCCTACGCCTGGCTCGCCCAGTACCGGGTGACCCGGGCGCGGGGCCTGCTGGAGGCCGGGCTGCGCCCCGCCGAGGTGGCCCCGCTGGTGGGCTTCGCCGACCAGGCGCACCTCACCCGCTGGTTCCGCCGGGTGCTCGGGGTGACCCCGGCGGTGTACCGCAACAGCGTTCAAGACGAGGGGCGCGGGGCCGGGCCACAGTAG
- the yaaA gene encoding peroxide stress protein YaaA: MLVLLPPSEGKADSGRGAPLKPESLSLPGLAEARAAVLDALVELCAGAAGDGEKAREVLGLSEGLRGEVARNAGLRTAGARPAGDIYTGVLYDALGLGSLDPAARRRAGRSLLVFSGLWGAVRVTDRIPSYRCSMGVRLPGVGALGAHWRAAMASVLPEAAGDGLVLDLRSSAYAAAWKPTGAVAERTASVRVLHAPTRKVVSHFNKATKGRIVRSLLADGAAPKDPAELVTALRDLGYVVEAEAPGGKGRGWSLDVLVEQVH; the protein is encoded by the coding sequence GTGCTCGTCCTGTTGCCGCCCTCCGAGGGCAAGGCCGATTCGGGGCGTGGCGCTCCGTTGAAGCCGGAGTCGCTGTCACTGCCGGGGCTCGCCGAGGCGCGGGCTGCCGTGCTCGACGCGTTGGTCGAGCTGTGCGCCGGGGCCGCCGGGGACGGAGAAAAGGCGCGCGAGGTGCTCGGGCTGAGCGAGGGGCTGCGGGGCGAGGTCGCCAGGAACGCCGGGCTGCGCACGGCGGGAGCGCGGCCCGCCGGGGACATCTACACGGGCGTGCTCTACGACGCCCTCGGCCTCGGCTCCCTCGACCCGGCGGCCAGGCGGCGCGCGGGCCGGTCGCTGCTGGTCTTCTCGGGGTTGTGGGGCGCGGTGCGGGTGACCGACCGGATTCCGTCCTACCGCTGCTCCATGGGCGTACGGCTGCCGGGGGTCGGGGCGCTGGGCGCGCACTGGCGGGCCGCGATGGCCTCGGTGCTGCCCGAAGCGGCCGGGGACGGGCTGGTGCTCGACCTTCGGTCGTCGGCGTACGCGGCGGCGTGGAAGCCGACGGGTGCGGTCGCGGAGCGGACGGCGTCCGTGCGGGTGCTGCACGCGCCGACCCGGAAGGTGGTCAGCCACTTCAACAAGGCGACCAAGGGCCGCATCGTACGGAGTCTGCTGGCCGACGGGGCCGCGCCGAAGGACCCCGCCGAGCTGGTCACGGCGCTGCGGGACCTGGGGTACGTGGTCGAGGCGGAGGCGCCGGGCGGGAAGGGGCGGGGCTGGTCGTTGGACGTGCTGGTGGAGCAGGTGCACTGA
- the eda gene encoding bifunctional 4-hydroxy-2-oxoglutarate aldolase/2-dehydro-3-deoxy-phosphogluconate aldolase, which translates to MSSAVPPSPAAALPASVLDLAPVLPVVVVDDAADAVPLARALVAGGLPAIEVTLRTPAALEAIRAVADAVPDAVVGAGTVLTPAQVTACVEAGARFLVSPGWTETLLAAMSAAGVPFLPGVSTASEVVALLERGVREMKFFPAEAAGGTAYLKSLAGPLSGARFCPTGGIGPGTAPEYLALPNVGCVGGSWMIPADAVAAGDWARVERLAREAAALRP; encoded by the coding sequence ATGTCCTCCGCCGTGCCCCCGTCGCCCGCCGCCGCCCTGCCCGCCTCCGTTCTCGACCTCGCGCCCGTGCTGCCCGTGGTCGTCGTCGACGACGCCGCCGACGCCGTACCGCTCGCGCGGGCGCTCGTCGCCGGGGGGCTGCCCGCGATCGAGGTGACCCTGCGGACCCCGGCCGCGCTCGAGGCGATCCGCGCGGTGGCCGACGCGGTACCGGACGCGGTGGTCGGCGCCGGCACCGTGCTGACCCCCGCGCAGGTGACGGCCTGCGTCGAGGCCGGGGCGCGGTTCCTGGTCAGCCCGGGCTGGACGGAGACCCTGCTGGCGGCCATGTCCGCCGCCGGGGTGCCGTTCCTGCCGGGGGTGTCGACCGCCTCGGAGGTCGTGGCACTGCTGGAGCGGGGGGTGAGGGAGATGAAGTTCTTCCCCGCCGAGGCCGCGGGCGGCACCGCCTACCTCAAGTCGCTCGCCGGGCCGCTCTCCGGGGCCCGGTTCTGCCCCACCGGTGGCATCGGTCCCGGCACCGCGCCCGAGTATCTCGCGCTGCCCAACGTCGGTTGTGTGGGCGGCAGTTGGATGATTCCGGCGGACGCGGTGGCGGCGGGCGACTGGGCCCGCGTCGAGCGGCTGGCCCGGGAGGCGGCGGCCCTGCGCCCGTGA
- a CDS encoding histidine phosphatase family protein — protein MNADATADDAPRSGSDRTPSLPPPDLGAPCTLLLLRHGETPLTPLKRFSGSGGDDPALSAAGRRQAERTAAALAAGPDAVRTAGHAAAPEAVVSSPLARCRETAGAVAARLGVDVAVEPGLRETDFGAWEGLTFGEVRARYPEDMAAWLADPGARPSGGGESFAEVARRVDAARHRLVTAYAGRRVLLVSHVTPIKTLVRLALGAPPEALFRMELSAASLSEVAYYADGNASVRVLNDTSHLR, from the coding sequence GTGAACGCGGACGCGACCGCGGACGACGCACCGCGCAGCGGCAGCGACCGCACCCCCTCACTCCCGCCCCCCGACCTCGGCGCCCCCTGCACCCTCCTCCTGCTCCGGCACGGGGAGACGCCGCTCACCCCGCTCAAACGGTTCTCCGGCAGCGGCGGGGACGACCCCGCGCTCTCCGCGGCGGGCCGCCGCCAGGCCGAACGGACCGCCGCCGCACTGGCCGCCGGCCCTGACGCGGTGCGGACCGCCGGTCACGCCGCCGCACCGGAGGCCGTGGTCTCCTCCCCGCTGGCCCGCTGCCGTGAGACCGCCGGTGCCGTGGCCGCGCGGCTCGGTGTGGACGTCGCCGTCGAACCCGGCCTGCGCGAGACCGACTTCGGTGCCTGGGAGGGGCTGACGTTCGGCGAGGTGCGCGCGCGGTACCCCGAGGACATGGCGGCCTGGCTCGCCGACCCCGGGGCCCGGCCCTCCGGCGGCGGCGAGAGCTTCGCGGAGGTCGCCCGCCGGGTGGACGCGGCCCGGCACCGGCTCGTCACCGCGTACGCGGGCCGCAGGGTGCTGCTGGTCAGTCACGTCACGCCGATCAAGACCCTCGTACGGCTGGCCCTGGGCGCCCCGCCCGAGGCGTTGTTCCGCATGGAACTGTCGGCGGCCTCGCTGTCGGAGGTGGCGTACTACGCGGACGGCAACGCGAGCGTCCGCGTCCTGAACGACACCTCGCACCTGCGCTGA
- a CDS encoding zinc ribbon domain-containing protein, producing MNAAPADQIRLLDVQGLDVRLQQLAHRRKSLPEHAEIETLTKDLAQLRDLLVAAQTEESDCAREQTKAEQDVDQVRTRATRDQQRLDSGAVTSPKDLENLQREITSLAKRQGDLEDVVLEVMERRESAQERVGELTGRVTSVQSKIDDATARRDAAFEEIDAEAASVTKEREVVAGAVPADLLKLYDKLRAQQGGIGAAKLYQRSCQGCRQELAITELSEIRSAAPDTVVRCENCRRILVRTAESGL from the coding sequence CTGAACGCCGCGCCCGCCGACCAGATCCGCCTCCTCGACGTCCAGGGCCTGGACGTCCGTCTCCAGCAACTGGCGCACCGGCGGAAGTCGCTGCCCGAACACGCCGAGATCGAGACGCTGACGAAGGACCTCGCCCAGCTCCGCGACCTGCTCGTCGCCGCGCAGACCGAGGAGAGCGACTGCGCCCGCGAGCAGACCAAGGCCGAGCAGGACGTGGACCAGGTGCGCACCCGCGCCACCCGCGACCAGCAGCGCCTGGACTCCGGCGCCGTCACCTCGCCCAAGGACCTGGAGAACCTCCAGCGCGAGATCACCTCCCTCGCCAAGCGCCAGGGCGACCTGGAGGACGTCGTCCTGGAGGTCATGGAGCGCCGCGAGTCCGCGCAGGAGCGGGTCGGCGAGCTGACCGGGCGGGTCACCTCCGTCCAGTCGAAGATCGACGACGCGACCGCGCGCCGTGACGCCGCGTTCGAGGAGATCGACGCCGAGGCCGCCTCGGTGACCAAGGAGCGCGAGGTCGTCGCGGGCGCGGTCCCGGCCGACCTGCTCAAGCTGTACGACAAGCTGCGCGCACAGCAGGGCGGCATCGGCGCGGCCAAGCTGTACCAGCGCTCCTGCCAGGGCTGCCGGCAGGAGCTGGCGATCACCGAGCTGAGCGAGATCCGCTCGGCGGCGCCGGACACGGTCGTACGCTGCGAGAACTGCCGCCGCATCCTGGTGCGCACGGCGGAGTCGGGCCTGTAG
- a CDS encoding Nif3-like dinuclear metal center hexameric protein, with amino-acid sequence MPRLSQVIEALEALWPATRAESWDAVGTVVGDPDREVTRVLFAVDPVQEIADEAVRLGADLLVTHHPLYLRGTTTVAASTFKGRVVHTLIKNDVALHVAHTNADTADPGVSDALAGALDLRVVRPLVPDPSDPGGRRGLGRVCALDHPLTLREFAAHAAARLPATAQGIRVAGDPDATLRTVAVSGGSGDSLFDAVRAADVDAFLTADLRHHPVSEARAHSPLALLDAAHWATEWPWCELAAGQLDEVSDRHGWDLRVHVSKTVTDPWTAHAASTPSNTSNTPSTPNTPNTPTIAGAPN; translated from the coding sequence GTGCCCCGTCTCTCACAAGTCATCGAAGCGCTGGAAGCGCTCTGGCCCGCCACCCGCGCGGAGTCCTGGGACGCGGTCGGCACGGTCGTGGGCGACCCGGACCGCGAGGTCACCCGCGTCCTGTTCGCCGTGGACCCGGTCCAGGAGATCGCCGACGAGGCCGTCCGCCTCGGCGCGGACCTCCTCGTCACCCACCACCCCCTCTACCTGCGCGGCACGACCACCGTCGCGGCGTCCACCTTCAAGGGCCGCGTCGTGCACACCCTCATCAAGAACGACGTCGCCCTGCACGTCGCCCACACCAACGCCGACACCGCCGACCCCGGCGTGAGCGACGCCCTCGCCGGCGCGCTCGACCTCCGCGTCGTACGCCCCCTCGTGCCGGACCCGTCCGACCCCGGCGGCCGCCGCGGACTGGGCCGCGTCTGCGCGCTCGACCACCCGCTCACCCTCCGCGAGTTCGCCGCCCACGCCGCCGCGAGGCTGCCCGCGACCGCGCAGGGCATCCGCGTGGCCGGCGACCCGGACGCGACCCTCCGTACGGTCGCCGTCAGCGGCGGTTCGGGCGACAGCCTGTTCGACGCCGTACGGGCGGCCGACGTCGACGCGTTCCTCACCGCGGACCTGCGCCACCACCCGGTGAGCGAGGCCCGCGCCCACAGTCCCCTCGCGCTGCTCGACGCGGCGCACTGGGCCACCGAGTGGCCCTGGTGCGAGCTGGCCGCCGGCCAGCTCGACGAGGTCTCCGACCGGCACGGCTGGGACCTCCGCGTCCACGTGTCCAAGACGGTCACCGACCCCTGGACCGCCCACGCGGCATCCACGCCGTCGAACACCTCGAACACCCCAAGCACCCCGAACACTCCGAACACTCCGACCATCGCAGGAGCCCCCAACTGA